Proteins from a single region of Flaviflexus salsibiostraticola:
- a CDS encoding IS256 family transposase, whose translation MTHHQSALTTLISEVLTDPDLAHNDVFRRLLQAGLQDLIDAEATVKIGAGPHERTPDRVTHRNGTRPKTLATPAGEVDLQIPKLRQGSFFPALLSPRRRVDKALYAVICQAWIDGVSTRKVDHLIKALGNDTGISKSTVSRICADIDEGVSQFLGRPLDHTWFPYLFLDATYLDVRVRNRVVSQALVVATGVSGEGKREILGMALGDSETTDFWTEFLRSLRERGLKVATSADPLGVAVVTSDAHAGLKAAVKAILPGAAWQRCRVHFARNITQRVGSARSKPVNALVSTIFAQTTAQAVRAQYRTVIDGLSGSFPEVAAMLEQAEAELTAFADMPQEHWKKIWSNNPIERLNREIKRRVDVVQIFPDPASVTRLVGAVLQEQHEEWLYAERRYFSEVSMRKLIHTLNAPTGQTDHHPGQELFLTA comes from the coding sequence ATGACTCACCACCAGTCTGCCCTGACGACCCTGATTTCTGAAGTCCTCACCGACCCTGATCTTGCTCACAACGATGTCTTCCGCCGCCTGCTCCAGGCCGGCCTTCAAGATCTCATCGATGCTGAAGCCACCGTCAAGATCGGCGCTGGCCCTCACGAACGCACCCCTGACCGGGTCACTCACCGCAACGGCACCCGGCCCAAGACTCTTGCCACCCCGGCGGGGGAGGTTGATCTACAGATCCCTAAGCTGCGTCAGGGCTCTTTCTTCCCGGCGCTGCTGTCCCCGCGCCGTCGGGTAGATAAAGCGCTTTATGCAGTGATCTGCCAGGCATGGATCGATGGTGTCTCCACCCGCAAGGTTGATCACCTGATCAAAGCCCTGGGCAACGACACCGGTATCTCAAAATCAACCGTCTCGCGTATCTGTGCTGACATTGACGAGGGCGTGAGCCAGTTCCTGGGCCGGCCCTTGGATCACACCTGGTTCCCCTACCTGTTCCTGGATGCGACCTATCTCGACGTGCGTGTACGTAACCGAGTCGTCTCTCAAGCACTTGTCGTAGCCACCGGCGTCAGCGGTGAGGGTAAGCGCGAGATCCTGGGGATGGCACTGGGTGATTCTGAGACCACCGATTTTTGGACTGAGTTCCTCCGCTCCCTGCGAGAGCGCGGCCTGAAAGTCGCCACAAGCGCTGATCCGCTCGGGGTGGCGGTAGTGACCTCGGATGCTCATGCGGGGTTGAAAGCCGCAGTCAAAGCGATCCTGCCTGGAGCGGCTTGGCAGCGGTGCCGGGTCCACTTCGCCCGTAACATCACCCAACGAGTCGGCTCAGCCCGTTCCAAGCCTGTCAACGCCCTGGTCTCAACGATCTTTGCTCAGACCACCGCGCAGGCTGTCAGAGCTCAATACCGCACCGTCATTGACGGTCTATCTGGCTCGTTTCCCGAGGTAGCAGCCATGCTCGAACAGGCCGAAGCAGAGCTGACAGCATTTGCTGACATGCCTCAAGAGCATTGGAAGAAGATCTGGTCTAACAACCCGATCGAGCGGTTGAATCGGGAAATCAAACGTCGTGTTGACGTGGTCCAGATCTTCCCCGACCCTGCCAGTGTCACCCGCCTCGTCGGAGCTGTCCTTCAAGAACAGCACGAAGAATGGCTCTACGCCGAACGGCGCTACTTCTCCGAGGTCTCCATGCGAAAACTCATCCACACCCTCAATGCCCCCACCGGGCAAACCGATCACCATCCCGGCCAGGAACTCTTCCTCACCGCCTAA